Proteins encoded by one window of Paenibacillus urinalis:
- a CDS encoding NADH:flavin oxidoreductase/NADH oxidase — MSQLFEPIKIKGLEIKNRVVMPPMCQYSVTQEDGIPNEWHYVHYVSRAVGGTGLIIVEMTGIHPDGRITDLDTGLWSDDQIPSYRRLVEAVHSYGCKIGIQLGHAGRKAQDAKPPVAPSAIPFSERYDVPRALEYEEVKQLVIDYKEAARRAVEAGFDTVEIHGAHGYLIHQFHSPLTNLREDEYGQDLSRFGVEVITAVKEVIPSEMPIIMRISAKEYVNHGYDVRYAVELSQKYKNAGVDIFHITSGGEGPIGSDGGPAARAGYQVDLAHIFKNELRIPVIAVGLLEDYEDARNVVESGQADLVAVGRGMLRDPYWALHASQAISGKQSIPKPYLRGF, encoded by the coding sequence TTGAGTCAATTGTTTGAGCCTATTAAGATAAAGGGCCTGGAAATTAAAAATCGCGTTGTCATGCCGCCGATGTGTCAATACAGTGTTACGCAGGAGGATGGGATTCCTAATGAGTGGCATTACGTACATTATGTCAGCCGCGCTGTAGGCGGTACGGGATTGATTATTGTTGAAATGACGGGTATACATCCGGACGGAAGAATTACCGATCTGGATACAGGACTATGGAGTGATGACCAAATTCCATCCTATCGAAGACTGGTTGAAGCCGTTCATTCCTACGGGTGTAAGATCGGTATTCAGCTGGGGCATGCAGGCCGTAAGGCTCAAGATGCGAAGCCACCTGTTGCACCTTCTGCCATTCCATTCAGCGAGCGGTATGATGTGCCAAGAGCGCTTGAGTATGAAGAAGTGAAGCAGTTGGTCATCGATTATAAGGAAGCGGCGAGAAGGGCAGTAGAGGCTGGCTTTGATACCGTTGAAATACACGGAGCACATGGTTACTTAATTCATCAATTTCATTCTCCTCTGACAAATCTCCGTGAGGACGAATACGGTCAGGACTTATCGCGTTTTGGTGTTGAGGTGATTACTGCGGTTAAAGAAGTGATTCCGAGTGAAATGCCGATCATCATGCGTATTTCCGCGAAGGAGTATGTAAATCATGGCTATGATGTTCGGTATGCGGTTGAACTTAGTCAAAAATATAAGAATGCGGGCGTGGATATCTTCCATATCACCTCTGGAGGAGAAGGCCCGATCGGTTCAGATGGAGGCCCTGCCGCAAGAGCCGGATATCAGGTGGATTTGGCCCATATATTCAAGAATGAGCTGAGGATTCCAGTGATTGCAGTTGGCCTGCTGGAGGATTATGAGGATGCAAGAAATGTGGTTGAATCGGGTCAAGCCGATCTCGTTGCGGTCGGCAGGGGAATGCTGCGTGATCCGTATTGGGCGTTGCACGCATCCCAAGCTATTAGCGGCAAGCAGTCTATACCCAAGCCTTATTTAAGAGGTTTTTAA
- a CDS encoding polysaccharide deacetylase family protein, whose amino-acid sequence MKRLSCYILMLMPSIAIISALISPDFSNAFYKNHTNSIQPAAIHKPDSSRASSERNTPTLGQLRKKYSHYFLTNGPRVNKVALTFDDVPDPRFTPQILDILKNHGVTATFFANGHRIAKYPNIFRRIHEEGHAIGNHSYSHPNFNRLSVPEFVSEIQRTEQAAFPIIQYYPKMIRPPYGEITEDQLKWAAEHSYRIVNWNVDSLDWKGIGKNEVIQNIMSNIRPGAIVLQHGGGGVGSDLSGTIQALPEVITRLQALGYELVTVPELLGISLEK is encoded by the coding sequence ATGAAGCGTTTGTCATGTTACATCTTGATGTTAATGCCCTCAATTGCCATTATTAGTGCTTTGATATCCCCAGACTTCTCGAATGCCTTCTATAAGAATCATACGAATTCTATACAGCCGGCGGCCATTCACAAGCCCGATTCTTCAAGAGCTTCCTCCGAACGTAATACACCAACTCTGGGACAGCTGCGTAAGAAATACAGCCATTACTTCCTTACCAATGGACCAAGGGTTAACAAGGTGGCGCTAACATTTGACGATGTTCCCGACCCTAGGTTTACTCCGCAAATTCTAGATATTCTTAAGAATCACGGTGTAACAGCTACCTTCTTTGCGAATGGTCATCGGATAGCAAAATATCCCAACATTTTCAGGAGAATTCATGAAGAAGGTCACGCGATCGGTAATCACAGCTATTCACATCCTAACTTCAACCGATTGTCCGTTCCTGAATTTGTGAGTGAAATTCAAAGAACAGAGCAGGCTGCCTTTCCGATTATTCAGTATTATCCAAAAATGATCCGTCCCCCTTATGGAGAAATTACCGAGGATCAATTAAAGTGGGCTGCAGAACACTCCTATCGCATTGTGAATTGGAATGTAGATTCACTCGACTGGAAGGGAATCGGCAAGAACGAGGTTATACAGAACATTATGTCTAACATCAGACCAGGAGCGATTGTCCTTCAGCATGGCGGAGGCGGCGTAGGCTCAGATCTCAGCGGTACGATTCAGGCGCTGCCTGAAGTGATTACCAGGCTCCAAGCCTTAGGCTATGAGCTTGTCACCGTGCCTGAGCTGCTTGGAATCAGCCTGGAAAAGTAA
- a CDS encoding PspA/IM30 family protein, with protein sequence MSFFKRLRDVTMSNLNALIDKAEDPIKLTDQYIRDMQEDLEDAEKAVASQIALEKKFKSLYEEQEALVKKREEQAHTAAKAQNIDLARRALEEKKNAEAKLTEYKTSYDQNKAAADNLRSKLEEMRKQLAEMKSKRETLVARYNAAKAQTEINKAMNDFSSDSATAGLKRMEDKMLQAEALAEASNEMNKKDKSLDEEFENLGKDQAVEDELAALMKQYDNK encoded by the coding sequence ATGTCGTTTTTTAAAAGATTACGTGATGTTACGATGTCTAACCTTAATGCACTGATTGATAAAGCAGAGGACCCGATTAAATTAACGGATCAATATATTCGTGATATGCAGGAAGACCTTGAGGACGCAGAGAAGGCGGTTGCCTCTCAGATTGCCCTAGAGAAGAAATTTAAGTCTCTGTACGAAGAGCAAGAAGCGTTGGTTAAGAAGCGTGAAGAGCAGGCTCACACCGCAGCCAAGGCCCAGAATATTGATCTGGCGCGTCGCGCATTGGAAGAGAAGAAGAATGCAGAAGCGAAGCTTACTGAATACAAGACAAGTTACGACCAAAACAAGGCGGCGGCTGATAATCTCCGCAGCAAGCTTGAGGAGATGCGCAAGCAGCTCGCTGAAATGAAGAGCAAGCGTGAAACTCTGGTTGCCCGTTATAATGCAGCCAAAGCACAAACTGAGATTAACAAGGCGATGAATGACTTTAGCTCAGATTCTGCAACAGCCGGTCTTAAACGGATGGAAGATAAAATGCTGCAGGCTGAAGCCTTGGCAGAAGCAAGCAATGAAATGAACAAGAAGGATAAATCTCTCGACGAAGAGTTTGAGAATCTTGGTAAAGACCAGGCTGTTGAGGACGAACTCGCTGCGCTGATGAAGCAATACGACAATAAATAA
- a CDS encoding DUF350 domain-containing protein, translating into MEFMDILRMLVWTGSGAVLLFILMYIDSLFTKYKDFAEVKAGNMAVTTRLIMKLFAQGYILSSSISVSYHLGDALIVSVISFIILLVIEAVVHFIIRRFAAFDIDGGMQQGKIGYGLFSGTLHVVGALIISASL; encoded by the coding sequence ATGGAATTTATGGATATTTTACGCATGCTGGTATGGACAGGATCGGGAGCTGTATTGCTATTTATACTGATGTATATTGATTCGCTGTTTACGAAGTATAAGGATTTTGCAGAAGTGAAGGCAGGCAATATGGCGGTAACAACAAGACTTATTATGAAGCTGTTCGCACAGGGCTACATTTTGTCTTCTTCGATATCTGTATCGTATCATTTAGGAGACGCATTAATCGTCTCCGTTATTTCTTTTATCATTCTGCTTGTGATTGAAGCTGTCGTCCATTTCATCATTCGCAGGTTCGCTGCCTTTGATATTGATGGAGGCATGCAGCAGGGCAAGATTGGATATGGGTTGTTCTCCGGAACACTACATGTGGTTGGGGCATTGATCATTTCGGCTTCACTATAA
- a CDS encoding DUF4247 domain-containing protein has product MNKRFFYMIKIVLVLSLFVSVLTGCGTASAVKENYPLESVNGSGNSTSYVYRAAGMTVPEVANELMEERSPEEVSPQDTERMFLVYPDELYHLQQDPETPEDTLIEVDSQEYVRQNYSSSFLQGYITASILDSMFDSLKGAGKYRGYTTQKTYKPSQGTYRTPTDNDKSMAPPLTTNKSGSIIRRGLGDSGDTSKSTSGNSVLERGSSSSSSSSKGKIERGKSSGSSIFSSPKKSSRPKTKMGSGRITRRR; this is encoded by the coding sequence ATGAACAAGCGTTTTTTTTACATGATCAAAATTGTACTTGTCCTCAGTTTATTCGTCTCAGTACTTACTGGATGTGGAACAGCGTCTGCGGTCAAAGAGAACTACCCGCTCGAATCTGTGAATGGCAGCGGCAATTCAACTTCCTATGTATATCGTGCCGCTGGTATGACCGTACCTGAAGTTGCGAATGAGCTGATGGAAGAGAGATCACCGGAAGAAGTATCTCCACAGGATACAGAGCGAATGTTTCTTGTATATCCTGATGAGTTATATCATCTGCAGCAAGACCCAGAAACACCGGAAGATACGCTCATTGAAGTGGACTCGCAAGAATATGTCAGACAGAACTACAGCTCTTCTTTTCTCCAGGGTTATATAACGGCATCGATTCTCGACAGTATGTTTGATTCGTTAAAAGGCGCAGGGAAATATCGGGGTTATACGACCCAGAAGACTTATAAACCATCCCAAGGAACGTATCGGACGCCTACGGATAACGATAAGTCGATGGCACCTCCGCTAACGACGAACAAGAGTGGATCCATTATCAGGAGAGGGCTGGGAGATTCAGGAGATACAAGCAAGTCAACCTCAGGAAACAGCGTGCTCGAACGAGGCTCCTCATCGTCCTCTTCTTCCAGCAAAGGTAAGATTGAACGAGGAAAGAGCAGTGGGTCAAGTATATTTTCATCTCCGAAGAAGAGCAGCCGGCCCAAAACGAAAATGGGTTCAGGACGTATTACAAGGCGAAGGTAA
- a CDS encoding DUF4178 domain-containing protein has product MSIWKRVTNLLSKPKPEPQEKSMLQLAPGDICEVSLITYEVVGRVQNRGRNAVVLTLQDGNQLAYLHIEERERLTYGLYQPIDGRLDSPDEVPTTIELDDRDYHMEEQYAGHVLTTGRTPFSQSGEQHVWQYQSDDNHLLRIEWQNGRFMLYEGEHIIPADVKVIRAT; this is encoded by the coding sequence ATGAGTATATGGAAAAGAGTAACGAATCTGCTGTCGAAGCCAAAGCCGGAGCCGCAAGAGAAGAGTATGCTGCAGCTGGCTCCTGGAGATATATGCGAGGTATCACTGATCACTTACGAGGTCGTCGGAAGAGTGCAGAATCGTGGACGCAATGCAGTCGTGCTTACGCTTCAAGACGGCAATCAGCTTGCTTACCTGCATATAGAAGAGAGGGAACGACTCACCTACGGATTGTACCAGCCGATTGATGGACGACTCGACAGCCCGGATGAAGTACCGACAACAATAGAGCTTGATGACCGAGATTATCATATGGAAGAACAATACGCAGGGCATGTGCTGACAACAGGAAGAACTCCTTTCTCCCAAAGCGGAGAGCAGCATGTCTGGCAGTATCAGTCTGATGACAATCACCTGCTCAGGATTGAATGGCAAAATGGACGTTTTATGCTGTACGAGGGAGAGCACATCATTCCAGCAGATGTTAAAGTTATTCGGGCAACCTAG